Proteins encoded in a region of the Antedon mediterranea chromosome 2, ecAntMedi1.1, whole genome shotgun sequence genome:
- the LOC140040160 gene encoding uncharacterized protein: MNVLGGGTSIYFIVILTTFYQELLSVDCFRNLKEPNKSKSRCELAGAVPFEEVHCTRESETDLVCTDIDIEREDLRSRHARSNNNLQLTHTEDFDVIKYHYNKPKDIQYVCDSRNDYKINGGVGTRKLAAVEEEEIREPNIESPHCVINVFLPKDRNETMPGDLVDFVCMTYGGNPLPKVKLFHGDVELAAIDQTFDDTVQFYYRKNVYEEDNGLAFSCVMDTPALKSQRVCTAQALLIPPTADVAPTRFNGLLGETVTFTCNAEGIPSIVSYTWKTTPLNAMRKMGKRLQISNDRTSVTVRNLKRQDHKVRFYCTVATENGLTAESRGKIWLDLPTTTMPPTTTVLTTTQKTTRKQTTTAMQRISSLVDTADIGPAIAITQTPKDGTGQVPKLRTMLPPRLPQMTTEPPVNATDVGSVIPEDDVSITQRIIVIVVLCLLFLFILVCLIIWITYRKFKYTKPRSKLTLDQIVIVKPRVHHDVHTDRDDYAVPEVPDDVDDSGLYSPLRPSSNEAGLFVSRECENNNTIDEPDSPIYATPMTKRKDPEGSETPNDDEMCHDPTAIQNGGVTYATCMKQMYKNKLSTKECSSFEELFKNFDNTQRRLFSSQSLSSLLFSEDADGYLAPSIAGSQANIPPSDKPVKSKIERSKSFAAPPSEPIYTSLDTLLDSNKPIDVQFTKANHTSSPSKAAVVVESKNTQPKKTDQQPAVPKNEPSKITRPKTLPKEPPKVAKKPVNRNKSSNEYSQIQRKRPKAPQEASYLSFSPMFSPEKPSYVPRKPASFIS; this comes from the coding sequence ATGAATGTTTTAGGAGGGGGAACGAGTATCTATTTTATTGTGATACTAACGACTTTTTATCAAGAGTTATTGAGTGTTGATTGTTTTCGAAATCTGAAGGAACCAAATAAATCTAAATCGCGATGCGAACTTGCTGGTGCTGTGCCGTTTGAGGAGGTGCATTGCACAAGAGAAAGTGAAACCGATCTTGTATGTACAGATATTGATATAGAGAGGGAGGATCTGAGATCAAGGCATGCCCGCAGCAACAATAATCTGCAGCTAACGCATACAGAGGATTTTGATGTCATAAAATATCATtacaataaacctaaagacaTTCAGTATGTATGTGATAGTAGAAACGACTATAAAATTAACGGTGGAGTCGGTACAAGAAAACTTGCAGCCGTGGAAGAGGAAGAGATAAGAGAACCAAATATCGAATCTCCTCATTGTGTTATCAATGTATTTCTACCAAAGGACAGGAATGAAACTATGCCTGGTGATTTGGTAGACTTCGTTTGTATGACATATGGTGGAAATCCTCTGCCAAAAGTCAAACTCTTTCATGGAGATGTTGAACTTGCCGCCATTGACCAGACTTTCGACGACACCGTGCAATTTTACTATcgaaaaaatgtttatgaagAGGACAACGGATTGGCTTTCTCTTGCGTAATGGATACACCTGCTTTAAAATCGCAGCGTGTTTGTACTGCTCAGGCGCTCTTAATTCCTCCGACAGCAGATGTTGCGCCAACACGATTTAATGGTCTTCTCGGAGAAACGGTAACTTTCACCTGTAATGCTGAAGGAATTCCGTCAATCGTTAGTTACACCTGGAAAACGACACCGCTAAACGCAATGAGAAAAATGGGCAAACGTTTACAAATATCTAATGATAGAACCTCTGTGACGGTAAGAAATCTTAAAAGACAGGATCATAAGGTTCGGTTTTATTGTACAGTTGCAACAGAAAACGGACTAACGGCCGAATCTCGTGGAAAGATCTGGTTAGATCTACCGACTACGACAATGCCTCCCACAACGACAGTATTGACAACGACACAGAAAACGACACGGAAACAGACTACAACTGCAATGCAGCGTATATCAAGTTTAGTTGATACCGCAGACATTGGCCCTGCTATTGCTATAACACAAACACCTAAAGACGGAACGGGACAAGTCCCAAAACTACGCACAATGCTTCCACCACGTTTACCTCAGATGACCACAGAGCCACCAGTGAACGCAACCGACGTTGGAAGCGTCATTCCGGAGGATGACGTCAGCATAACGCAacgtattattgttattgttgttctTTGTTTGCTATTCTTGTTTATTCTTGTTTGCTTAATCATCTGGATAACGTATCGTAAGTTTAAATATACTAAGCCCAGAAGCAAACtaactttagaccaaattgtCATTGTTAAACCAAGGGTACACCATGACGTACATACAGATCGTGATGACTACGCTGTACCAGAAGTACCAGACGACGTCGACGATTCAGGATTGTATAGTCCTCTGCGTCCAAGCAGTAATGAAGCTGGTCTGTTTGTGAGCCGAGAGTGCGAGAATAACAACACTATTGACGAACCTGACTCACCAATATACGCTACTCCCATGACTAAACGGAAAGATCCCGAGGGTAGTGAAACACCGAACGACGACGAGATGTGTCATGACCCTACTGCCATTCAAAATGGCGGCGTTACCTACGCGACGTGTATGAAACAGatgtataaaaacaaactaTCAACCAAAGAGTGTTCGTCGTTTGAAGAATTGTTTAAAAACTTTGACAATACCCAACGACGTTTGTTTTCATCGCAGTCACTTAGTAGCCTGCTTTTCTCTGAAGATGCAGACGGCTACTTAGCGCCTTCAATTGCTGGAAGCCAGGCTAACATACCACCCTCAGACAAACCAGTAAAGTCCAAAATTGAGCGATCAAAATCATTCGCAGCGCCGCCATCAGAACCTATATACACATCTCTTGACACGCTTCTTGATTCGAACAAACCCATTGATGTGCAATTTACAAAGGCAAATCACACCAGTAGCCCTTCTAAGGCGGCGGTGGTAGTAGAAAGTAAAAACACTCAACCTAAAAAAACAGACCAACAGCCAGCCGTGCCTAAGAATGAACCAAGTAAAATAACGAGACCTAAAACTCTTCCTAAGGAACCACCGAAAGTAGCTAAGAAACCGGTAAATCGAAATAAATCCTCAAACGAATACTCTCAAATACAGCGAAAGCGTCCGAAGGCACCTCAGGAAGCCTCATACCTCTCATTTTCACCGATGTTCAGCCCTGAGAAACCATCATACGTTCCGCGAAAACCGGCGTCATTTATATCATAA